The following coding sequences lie in one Mus musculus strain C57BL/6J chromosome 11, GRCm38.p6 C57BL/6J genomic window:
- the Lyzl6 gene encoding lysozyme-like protein 6 precursor — protein sequence MLKALFICVASCLLVVNDGNIIHRCSLAKILYEEDLDGFEGYSLPDWLCLAFVESNFNISKVNENVDGSFDYGIFQINSRYWCNDYQSHSENFCHVDCQELLSPNLISTIHCAKKIVSGPGGMKNWVEWKLHCLGRPLSYWMTGCHLG from the exons ATGTTGAAGGCACTGTTCATCTGTGTGGCAAGCTGCCTTCTGGTAGTGAATGATGGCAACATCATCCATCGCTGTAGTTTGGCCAAGATTCTGTATGAAGAGGACTTGGATGGGTTTGAGGGCTACTCCCTGCCTGACT GGCTGTGCTTGGCTTTTGTGGAAAGCAACTTCAACATATCAAAGGTGAACGAGAACGTTGATGGTAGCTTCGACTATGGCATCTTCCAGATCAACAGTCGTTACTGGTGCAACGACTACCAGAGTCATTCGGAGAACTTCTGCCATGTCGACTGTCAAG aACTACTGAGTCCCAACCTCATTTCAACCATTCACTGTGCAAAAAAGATTGTGTCTGGACCAGGAGGGATGAAGAACTG GGTAGAATGGAAATTGCACTGTTTAGGACGACCACTCTCCTACTGGATGACGGGATGCCATCTGGGATGA